A genomic stretch from Colwellia sp. Arc7-635 includes:
- a CDS encoding MATE family efflux transporter encodes MPKSNQSVAERSLLSLTWPIFIDLFFIFMINVTDAWFLSRISDAAAASIGAIMPILGIAFALYSTLHQGGSSIASQRIGAGDHKKLATTYGVIFVIFLLSGIFLTVIMMSFSSTFTQWMGLTDDMAAMSSIYLNTIGMGTWVLALRFAAASVLTSQGKTHWNMWSTFVMTIVNIVFNYLLIDGKFGFPALGVQGVACASVIAWITSLCFTLFIIIKHLRIQITLPSNWTLFKKDSAPILKIALPSVLDPMSWQFTQIFMTVMIVTMGELALATRIYTFNLLFTAILYGFAISSGVQIKVSHFIGAKRFDDAHKQLILGLKLGVAGAMFFVFTLLTLSEPLFAIFTDNVEIWALGKLILWVAIIGEFGRSFNLIVGSSLRASGDARYVSVVGFVLMWFVALPLAWLLGLHFAYGLVGIWLATSLDECIRGIIALKRWNTGKWRTKGVYADEVPLQHPTLNECVDSQEANDCHDVFDHESAEKQSLAAPK; translated from the coding sequence GTGCCTAAATCTAACCAATCTGTTGCTGAGCGAAGCCTTTTAAGCTTAACTTGGCCAATTTTTATCGATTTATTTTTCATTTTTATGATTAATGTTACCGATGCCTGGTTTTTAAGTCGTATATCTGATGCGGCTGCCGCTTCAATTGGCGCTATTATGCCCATTCTTGGTATTGCCTTCGCTTTATATAGTACCTTGCATCAAGGTGGAAGCAGTATTGCATCACAACGAATAGGTGCAGGCGATCATAAAAAGCTCGCGACAACTTACGGTGTAATTTTTGTTATTTTCTTACTCAGCGGTATTTTCTTAACCGTGATCATGATGTCGTTCTCATCTACATTTACTCAATGGATGGGGTTAACTGATGATATGGCTGCTATGTCGAGTATTTACCTAAATACTATTGGTATGGGAACGTGGGTATTGGCTTTGCGTTTTGCTGCAGCTTCCGTATTAACATCGCAAGGTAAAACCCATTGGAACATGTGGTCAACATTCGTCATGACCATTGTTAATATCGTTTTTAATTACCTACTTATTGACGGTAAGTTTGGTTTTCCTGCGTTAGGCGTGCAAGGTGTTGCTTGTGCATCTGTTATTGCTTGGATAACCAGTCTTTGTTTTACGCTTTTCATTATTATTAAGCACCTACGTATACAAATTACCCTACCCAGTAATTGGACCTTATTTAAAAAAGATAGCGCGCCTATTTTAAAAATTGCTTTGCCGTCGGTGTTAGACCCTATGTCATGGCAGTTCACGCAAATATTTATGACCGTGATGATTGTAACGATGGGAGAGTTAGCATTAGCGACACGCATTTATACTTTTAATTTACTTTTTACGGCCATTCTTTATGGCTTTGCTATTAGCTCTGGTGTGCAAATTAAGGTTTCGCACTTTATCGGTGCTAAACGTTTTGATGACGCGCATAAGCAGCTTATATTAGGTTTGAAACTGGGTGTTGCTGGCGCAATGTTCTTCGTTTTTACTTTATTAACCCTGTCTGAGCCGTTATTTGCTATTTTCACTGATAATGTCGAAATTTGGGCTTTGGGTAAACTTATACTGTGGGTGGCAATTATTGGTGAGTTTGGCCGCAGTTTTAATTTGATTGTTGGCTCGTCGCTGCGCGCTTCAGGTGATGCTCGTTATGTTTCAGTGGTTGGTTTTGTACTGATGTGGTTTGTCGCCCTGCCTTTAGCTTGGCTTTTAGGTCTTCATTTTGCTTATGGCTTGGTCGGTATTTGGTTAGCAACGAGTTTAGATGAATGTATCCGCGGTATTATTGCGCTTAAACGTTGGAATACCGGTAAATGGCGAACCAAAGGGGTGTATGCTGATGAAGTGCCTTTGCAGCACCCTACTCTCAATGAATGTGTGGATAGCCAAGAAGCGAATGATTGCCATGATGTTTTCGATCACGAATCTGCAGAAAAGCAGTCATTAGCCGCGCCTAAGTAA
- a CDS encoding HNH endonuclease signature motif containing protein, producing MFDEKYFVKHAIYNSSSYDDELNKRIKDSKKLFQEDRLKQLVASSKIPEKVEVTTHRFIRNANVIVEVLNRANGICENCKSEAPFLRSKDKTPYLEVHHIKKLADGGEDTVENALAVCPNCHRQLHFG from the coding sequence GTGTTTGATGAGAAGTACTTTGTAAAACACGCTATTTATAATAGCTCCTCGTATGACGATGAGTTAAACAAAAGAATCAAAGACTCAAAAAAGTTATTTCAAGAAGATAGGTTAAAACAGTTAGTCGCTTCGTCTAAAATACCAGAAAAGGTAGAAGTGACCACTCATCGATTTATCCGTAACGCTAACGTAATTGTTGAGGTATTAAATAGAGCTAACGGTATATGCGAAAATTGTAAGTCGGAAGCTCCTTTTTTGAGATCCAAAGACAAGACGCCTTATCTCGAAGTCCACCATATTAAGAAACTGGCAGATGGTGGTGAAGATACAGTTGAGAATGCTTTAGCAGTATGTCCAAATTGTCATAGGCAGTTACATTTCGGGTAA
- a CDS encoding transposase, with translation MTKKQTQAYTEEFRKEAVRRAEQKGNTAASVGRELGISAQQIYNWRRQFNRLSDKQFNSLQGVDYSKKESEEMRKLKRKVHNLEEENEFLKKATAYFAKHQE, from the coding sequence ATGACTAAGAAACAAACCCAAGCTTATACCGAAGAATTCCGAAAAGAAGCGGTTCGACGAGCCGAACAAAAAGGTAATACCGCTGCCTCAGTTGGTAGAGAGTTAGGTATCAGTGCTCAACAAATCTATAACTGGCGTCGCCAGTTCAATCGCCTTTCAGATAAACAATTCAACTCACTTCAGGGCGTCGATTACTCTAAAAAAGAGTCTGAAGAAATGCGTAAATTAAAGCGTAAGGTGCATAATCTAGAGGAAGAGAACGAGTTTCTAAAAAAGGCTACTGCGTACTTTGCGAAGCACCAAGAGTAA
- a CDS encoding SMI1/KNR4 family protein, whose product MSIQSIQVERGISLPQEYLKLLTSLHEADEYCFNEYPEEDPDFEGRCWCFLNEDDLIEEIDMRGVGKSAVHKQLELYIKCFSEFSDSQFLTSPDGQTPIQRVLNGFVVAEDNGDLLYLDPLDDFSVWIFHHDGSDVMKVTGSIGEWLSRAVVA is encoded by the coding sequence ATGTCAATTCAAAGTATTCAAGTTGAAAGAGGTATAAGCTTGCCTCAGGAATATCTGAAATTACTTACATCTCTGCATGAGGCTGATGAATACTGTTTCAATGAATATCCTGAAGAAGATCCCGATTTTGAAGGTCGTTGTTGGTGTTTCCTAAATGAGGATGATCTCATCGAAGAAATTGACATGAGAGGCGTAGGGAAATCCGCTGTTCATAAGCAACTTGAGTTATATATCAAATGTTTCAGTGAATTTAGTGATAGTCAGTTTCTAACTTCCCCTGATGGACAAACCCCAATTCAAAGAGTCCTTAATGGTTTTGTTGTAGCTGAAGACAATGGAGATCTATTATATTTAGATCCACTTGATGACTTTTCTGTTTGGATATTCCATCATGACGGCAGTGATGTAATGAAAGTTACAGGATCAATCGGTGAATGGCTGTCTCGTGCAGTCGTCGCCTAA
- a CDS encoding IS3 family transposase codes for MINEFKQRFTVVLMCRALKVSRSGFYRWLSSPDSRWKLKRRLITANVLDVYGTFKARYGAPRITKELVALGINCSKNYVANIMHSEGIRARNGKAFKYSRHSPAMINVARNVLKRQFAVDKPNQKWVTDITYIWVKDKWLYLATVMDLYSRSIIGWSLDLTMTEQLITDALNMAFVRREIAPGLIIHSDRGVQYRAIKYQDLIRSKGGVVSMSRRGNCWDNAVMESFYSRLKVELIYAEQYRSIEEARSGIFEYIEVFYNRLRRHSALGYVSPAEFERIGA; via the coding sequence TTGATTAATGAATTCAAACAACGCTTTACTGTGGTGTTGATGTGCCGTGCATTGAAGGTTTCACGCTCAGGTTTTTATCGTTGGTTAAGCAGCCCGGATAGCCGCTGGAAGTTAAAACGTCGATTGATAACAGCCAATGTGCTTGATGTGTATGGTACGTTTAAAGCGCGTTATGGAGCTCCACGTATCACTAAAGAGCTCGTGGCTTTAGGTATTAATTGCTCAAAAAACTATGTTGCCAATATTATGCACAGCGAAGGAATACGGGCACGTAATGGTAAAGCGTTTAAGTACAGTCGCCATAGTCCAGCGATGATTAACGTAGCGAGGAATGTATTAAAGCGCCAGTTCGCTGTAGATAAACCTAATCAAAAGTGGGTGACGGATATCACTTATATTTGGGTGAAAGACAAATGGCTGTACTTGGCCACAGTTATGGACTTGTACTCTCGCAGTATCATAGGTTGGTCGTTGGACTTAACGATGACCGAGCAATTGATTACAGATGCACTGAACATGGCCTTTGTTCGTCGGGAGATAGCACCAGGATTAATTATTCATTCAGATAGAGGCGTACAGTATCGTGCGATTAAGTATCAAGACTTAATCCGTAGTAAAGGTGGTGTAGTGAGTATGAGCCGACGTGGTAATTGTTGGGATAACGCGGTGATGGAATCTTTCTATAGTCGTTTGAAAGTAGAGCTAATTTACGCAGAGCAATACCGCTCGATTGAAGAAGCAAGATCGGGTATATTTGAATATATTGAGGTTTTTTATAACCGTTTACGTAGGCATTCAGCCTTGGGCTATGTGAGTCCTGCTGAATTTGAGCGCATTGGCGCATAA